The nucleotide window acatgtttttgaaagatctGAGAATCTCCAAAACATCTGGCTCGACCGATTGCCACAGAACAACACATAGTTGATAATCTAACTTCTCCCATTCAGGTTTCTTGTCGTTTGGAGCAACATTGACGCTTTTCTCTAGGTGGTCATGGTACCCTTGACCAAGAAACCACAACTCAATGGAAGCAGACCATGACAAATAATTTTTCCAGTTGAGCTTGGCAGTTGCAATGGTTGGgttccaaaaaaatgaaaatacaggATTGGAAGAAGCCATTTTTgacccaaaaacaaaaaaaaatgcattgttTAAGACAATTTGGCGAGATTCCGACGGCCGGAGTGCGGCGGCCGCGGCAGCAGACGGTGGCCGAAGGTGGCGGCGGACAATGGCCGGAGGTGGCGGCGGACAATGGCCGGAGGCGGCAGACGGTGACAGCGGCGACGATGGTGGCCGGAACCCGCTCTAATACCAACTTGAATTTAAATGTGAGGAAATTTCAGTCACAGGACTTATGATATTCATGTTTCAGCTTACAATTTATAGAGTACAAAgcataagagagagaaagggggaAAAGACAGCCTAGCCTAGTCTATGTGACAGCCTAGTCTAGTCTATGTCTGCTGACTTctaaaacaaggaaaaaatatttagtaatgaTGCATACAAATCTAATTCAGAAACCCCAAAAGATATTCAAcacaagtattgaacaaaaaactcttagaaagatgttgagaataaCTGAATGAAATCTcttaaaattcgtgccatggtcacatatttatagcatTTGATGGCTCCtgaaaaaacaagttaaaagttgtgactctcttaaaaactagtcactttaaaaaattgtgacttttggcaatttatttttcaaaatcatatatatatatatatatatatatatctggaTGACCAAACTTAGCTTTTGTCAatcaatctttttaaaaaatactgttGAGTTCTGTTTTCTGTTActagtttgttagttttctgttaCTTGTATTGATGGCTTAGTAGTTGTTAGCTTAGTCAGTTAGCTTTATATACCTTGTCCTTGTATTTTTGGTGAGTTGAATAATAAGAAATCATGAGCACAATGCTCTTTCTCTTCTAAACCTATTCTTTTCACATGGTATCAGTTGAAATCTTCCTTCGCTGTGATCCTTGATTGATCCTTCTTGCAACCATTGTTGCCGTTGCACTTTCTTCATCCTGAATCGCTATTCTTCAAGCTTCCTCCTCGGTTAATCATGGCTAAAAAAGCTGTTGTCAATAATGCAGCTCTTACAAACTTGTTGAATCCCTATTATACTCATCCAAATGAGAATCCCGGTGTGGTACTTGTTGCTCAGGTTCTCAGTGGTGGAAATTACCACTCATGGTCGCGTGTTATGCTTCTTGCTTTGAGACCAAGAAAAAGGTCCAATTATGGATGGTTCTTTGCCTCGTCTTGCTCTTTATGATCCCAATTTCGCTCTATGGGATCATTGTAATACCTTGGTGGTTTCATGGCTTCATCAGTCTCTTGATCCAGAAATCTTGCAAACCATCATGTGGATGGAGAATGCATCGGATAGCTGGAATACTCTCAAGAAACATTATTACCAAGGAGATGTATTTCGGATCAGTGACTTACAAGAAGAAATTTATCTACTTAAACAAGGTGATGCCAATATCACTACTTACTTTACAAAATTGAAAGGTTTAATCAAGAATTGGACAATTTTCGCCCTATTCCTTCATGCACATGTGCTATTGTTTGTTCCTGTGAACTCATTCCTATTGTTAAGAGTCACAGAGAAGGTGATTATGTGATTAGATTCTTAAGGGGCCTCAATGACCAATACTCTACAGTAAGGTCAAATATAATGATGATGGGCCCCCTCCCTGATTTAGACAAAGTTTTCTATATCCTCATTCAACAACAAAGGCAATTGGTTCTTCAATTTGATGATTCTAGAGTTTTAGCTTAATTGGATACCAACAATGGTACTTATGGCAGAGGTAGAGGTCATGGAAGCTATACATCAGGTGGAAGAGGTAGAGGCAGAAGcacaaaaatatgcacttaTTGTAACAAATCAGGTCATATGGTAGACACTTGCCTACAAGAAACATGGTTATCCTCCTCACTTGCATAGAGGAGGAGCTGTCACCAGTATTCTATGGATGATCAAGAAATTGAAGATGATCTATAATCTCTAGGACCGAAAGAGGTATCTGCAGATGCTTCATCTGTAGCTTTCACACCAAAGCAACATAAGGCTCTTCTTTACTTGTTGCAGCAAACCTCTCAAGCCTCTCCCTCTCACACCACTAATCAGTTAGTTAGTTCTCATAAGAATGGTAATTTAGATATAATCTGTGCTATTCTTCATGCTTATAGTTCCAATATAAACTCTTAGGTTCTTGATTGTGGAGCTACTAATCATGTGTGTTTTTCCAAACTAATTTTCAATGTCTCAAACAAATCAAACCTATACTTGTTAAACTACCTGATGgatttcaaattcaaaccaaCTTGGCAGGAAACCATCTTTTTAGTGATCAATTTTACCTTACTCATGTTTTGTATATTCCctctttcaaatttaatttgatttcaaaactaATTGCCAATCTTCATTGTTGTCTAAACTTTCACCCTACTGGTTGTTCCCATACAGGACAAACTCTTCCTTGAGGACGATTGGAGCAGCTGAATTGAGAGCTGGCTTATACATCCTATCTTCACAACAACTTAGTTCTCCTATAATTATAACATCAATACCATTCCTTCTAATAAATGCAATGTTTGGGCATAATAGGTTAGGACATCTCTTTCATATAAACttgtgaaaatgaataaattgtaATCTTCCATTGATTGTACAAACTTGTAACCCTTGTGACACTTGTCATTTTGCAAAACAAAAAGGCTGACTTTTTCTGACAACATTACTATTTCCTCACAATTTTTTGATTTGTTGCACATGGATATATGGGGTCCTTATGCTCATCCTTCACTTCTTGTCATAAATATTTCCTTaccattgttgatgacaaaAGGAGATACACAtggattattttttctaaaattaaaatcagaAGTTTCAAACCATATTAAACAATTTATATCTATGGTTGAAACTCAGTTTTCTGTCAGAGTTAAAGGCATTAGACCAAACAATGGCCCTGAATTTGCCTTGCAAAATTCTATGGTTCCCAAGGTATTCTCCATCAAACTTCTTGTGTGaagacaccccaacaaaatggggTTGTAGAGAGAAAACACCAACACCTTCTTGCTATGGCTAGAGCATTACTTTTTCATGCCAATTTgcctaaattcttttggacaCAAGCTATCTCACAGGTTTTtcatataataaacaaattgcCAActaaatttctaaatcaaaaaTCTCCACATGAGGTTCTGTTCAATTGCACAccatctgtcataccctaatttcgtccagggaccatctgtttgttgggatgagaccctcgcttgaccacttcgaggtacttgacacccatcattaggcaatccgtgaagttccgtgacatgtcgAGAGTTAAAAGGAAGTATTAAtacgcaatccgtaaagttccgtaacatctcggaagccaaagaagggatcattgcgtaatccgtaaggtttcatgacattacggaaagaaaacaagtatcgttacgtaattcgtaaagttccgtaacgttacgaaaaaagaataaaaaaaagggcaggggtgtatttagtaaacaggggatacaaatagcaatcaggcccacttgggccttccaggatcttccaacagaaggtggtgccttctggtggaagcaacccagctcgcctgggcgagctgggcagcaaccacctccctcttttcccctataaataggggaaggagggcagaacaaattcgttcaaccctcctggtatcttagaatcacttaaaattagtggagaaaaattgtttccatgaagaaaatccaagtcgaggcgcttccgtaatgcttccgagacgtttccatgggcgatttcgcgaaggtttttccaccgttcttcatcgttcttcgttgttcttcggtcttcaaccagtaagttcccgaaatcgaacctttcaattcattctatgtgcccttagtggtccccacttgtttcacatgcttttatttttatttcatttactttccgtacccccttttgacgtgctttagtcattcaTTTAAGTCactttctcgcctaatcaaaaaataaaataaatttccaccgatcatttgagttgtaatatcttttaatttctgttagaataaaatccgaccgatctttcatgccgtaaccacgtttaaaaccaaaaagaggcaaaataataatataataataaaaaaatatcttttgataaaataataaaaaaaaaatcaatcggacgttttttctttgtgcttttttttcttaatcgaattgactaataaccaaaatgaaactaaggctaaaatcaattcataaaccaagcttttgtcatcacctaaaaaccatttttaaaggtccaacgccttgaaatggtcttttttcgcttttattggttGGACGTGGATTTAGAAAGCCTAAAAACAACACatagctttgtcacctctttcaaaaaaaaacctagagatcattaatggtccaatgccttaatgttttctctcctttcaaaagtatcgaaagatcgtttaatggtccaacgccttaaatgacctttcattcaataaaaatatatcttgcaaaaaaggataaaaacaatttaaccaacgttcagttttcaaagaactacgtaggtctgatttccttatcacaattgaggaatacgtaggagcaagggaaacacccttgtcgaccacaaaaagataaaaaatacaaaaaggcataaaaaaacataagaacgtaaaaaagggaaaataaaaaaaaattgaagtcatgtttgcacacttgattaaaaggctgtcatcccttgtgacggacacgtggggtgttaataccttccccgtgcataaatacaactcccgaacctttcacttaaagttcgtagaccacgtcttttccggtttttccgacgttttcctcgaataaacgttggtggtgactccacgcattttcctttcttggaagacgcacccgtgagccctcgcgtcgccctcccgccaaagggtaggttgtgacaattggagactccactggggactgtttttagagagttaggccttctaatctcgtgcaatatcatgacttccttttttgtcggttttcttttatttctcttacgttcttatatgtaactctttgatgcttttagtgtgttttaaaatgtatgcatgaggtaaatatttattcatttgatgcacacaaacaccaacactatttgcacacacagtgagttgaaaaggggccctatacccgggtctatgggaacataaggagtggaggtgaatctatggtcatgctaggtctccgacttgcttgattacagtgaaccctcatctagagtttttatcttggataacatattgttgctagtagtccctactgccgcaatatgttcttcgaaggggatgatactctagagaccatcaagagagatatgaccaccttgggaattatcactaaaagcccttttagctccctcccatgtaggtccctaaaaataggggcacggagcaaacatgtTGTGTGCCACtgttcacactgccatgcatgtagtcctaagtgtcatgtacccctttgcttatatttgtttgtggatattgtcgtactatgtacatccctgTGTTGTgtctttcgcatatgcatcatgcacgggtttcgtcttgatcccctctctttggcaaaccaacggagggtccgtgtcaccttcttaaatacatacgtcgagCGTCGTGCTGCCCCaaatgttgtatctaagaaggggacaaattctcgggctcccgtattcataaattgcatctgtgtcatatgcatttcttcatgcattcatccattccacccatgatagatgtcggagttttgattcgcactgggttctgtttcactttagtaaaacatgggaacaaatcaaaccagaaaaagattctatcaagtcaagattaagggcctagatgtcaccagacttaaggagttggggcggttgatgggacctctccaaatgcaagccttccgcaaggcgtacggaaagattttagatttgaccatagcggAGATATTCACGGAGGCCGttgtatcactcacccaatactatgaccagcctttgagatgcttcatgtttggagacttccaattagtatcgattgttgaagaatttgaggagattctaggatgtcctcttggggggaagaaaaccgtatcttttctcagGGTTTctcccctccttgagcaagattgcagttgtggtcagggattcggCAAGAGAGTTGGATCATGTAAAGCAAACTTGAAACGGCATAGTGggcctgtcataccctaatttcgtcccgggacctttgcttgatgacatgcgacttttctttggtccttgtgaggtgcttggcacccatcattaggcaattcgtgaaattccgggacatgccgaaaaacaaaagaaaatattgatgcacaatctgtaaggttccgtgacacaccgaaaatcaaatggaagcatcgttgcacagttagtgaggttccgtaacattccgtaagtcaaaaaggggatgattatgtaatccacaaggttccgtaacattacggaaagaaaacaagtatcgttacgaaattcgtaagtttccgtagctttacgaaaaaagaatcaccaaaaaaaaagcagagggggtgtacttagtaaaaatgggggtgcaaatagcaaccaggcccacttgggccctccagaagattcctccagaaggctgttgcttctggaggaagcaacctggctcgcctgggcgagctgggcggcaaccatctcccctattttgctataaataggggaggaagtgaagaagaaaagggttcagccccttaggcacttctctctctttcgaatttgcttggaaaaattgtttccgtgaagaaaatctaagccgaggcgcttccgaaacgtttccgtaacgttttccgtgaagaatttcgcaaaggtttcaaccgttcttcgacgttcttcattcgttcttcatcgttcttcgatcttcaacgggtaagtacctcgaaccaagcttttcgattcattctatgtacccatggtggtccacattgtgtttcgtgtatttttattctcgtttcatttactttttataccccttttgacgtgcttaagccattttacttaagtcatttctcgcttaacttaaaaataaaataaatttccaccgatcgtttgaattgcattatccgttaacttcggctaaaataaattccgaccgttcggtcgtgccgtaaccacgttggaaatcaaaaaaagaggtaaaaaataatataataatcaaaaaaaatcttttagtaaaataaagcggaaaatcaatcggacgttttctctttgggatttctcattcttaaccgaattgactaataactaaagtgaaactaaggctaaaatcaactcgcctagtcaagctcgtccataaaaataggtttttgaagtttgtcatttcaatttcttactaagtaaaatggatcatttttaaggtccaacgccttaaaatgatcacctcttaagtaaaaaagaatcacttgataagaaagaactacgtaggtctgatttcctcatcgcaattgaggaatacgtaggagcaaagggaaacacccttgtcgaccacaaaaagagaaaaatataaaaagggtataaaagatataaagacataaaaagggaacataaaaatcaaagtcacgtttgcacattcgattaaagcctgccgtcccttgggacgaacgtgtggggtgctaataccttccccgtgcgcaaatacaactcccgaaccttttacttaaagttcgtagatcgcgtcttttccggtttttccgacgttttcctcaaataaacgttggtggcgactccgcgcgtattcctttcgtggaacacgcatcccgcgagtctcgcgtcgccctcccgccgaagggtaggttgcgacagttggcgactccactggggactgtttttagagagttaggccatttaatcttgtgcaatgttttaccatgacttatccctttgttggtttcccttcattatgttcttgtgtatataaactctttgtttcttttagtgcgttttaaaatgtatgcatgaggtaaatatttattcatttgatgcacacaaacaccaacactatttgcacacactgtgagtgaaaaagggccctatacccgggttcatgggaacataaggagcggaggtgaatctgtgatcatgctaggtctccgacttgcttgattacagtgaaccctcatctagagcttttctctttgaaaacttattgttgctagtagtccctactgctgcaatatgttcttcgaagagaatgatacctctagaaactatcaaaagagatatgactaccttgggggttatcactaaatgcctagttagttctctcccttataggtcccttaaataggggcacggagcaaacacgctgtgtgtcatttttcacactgccatgcataagtatcatatacccttttgcttatgttcagtgaatattgtcatactatgtacattcccgtattgcgtcttttgcatatgcatcgcatatgggttctgtcttgatcccctctgtaaacaaaccaacggagggtccgtgtcgccttcttaaaaacgtatgttggggcactttgctacccctagacgttatatctaagaaggagacaattcctcgggcccccgcattcctagattgcatctgtgtcatatgcattccttcatgcattcatccatcccacccatgagatatcggagttttgatttgcaccagcttttgtctcactttagtaagcatgggaacaaatcaaaccggtaagaggttctaccaagtcaaggttaaaagcctagataccaccagcatcaaggaattagggcggttgatggaacctctccaaatgcaagccttccgcaagacttacggaaagatcttagagttgaccatagcagaggtgtccatagaagtcattgcatcactcacccaatactacgaccagcctttgaggtgcttcacattcggagacttccaattagtaccaaccattgaagaatttgaggaaattttaggatgtcctctcgggggaagaaaaccatatct belongs to Glycine soja cultivar W05 unplaced genomic scaffold, ASM419377v2 tig00104051_1_pilon, whole genome shotgun sequence and includes:
- the LOC114404457 gene encoding uncharacterized protein LOC114404457, which produces MDGSLPRLALYDPNFALWDHCNTLVVSWLHQSLDPEILQTIMWMENASDSWNTLKKHYYQGDVFRISDLQEEIYLLKQEVEVMEAIHQVEEVEAEAQKYALIVTNQDKLFLEDDWSS